From a region of the Betta splendens chromosome 5, fBetSpl5.4, whole genome shotgun sequence genome:
- the LOC114854989 gene encoding transketolase: MCLHKTKLCFTLSLFLAASLPLTHTHYRCCSFTSFSHTHTHIQDTQTLQRILVGFVFGAVELDTFAFMEDYHKPDQQTVQVLRNIANRLRINSIKATTAAGSGHPTSCCSVAEIMSVLFFHTMKYRPDDPRNFNNDRFILSKGHAAPALYSMWVETGFLKESELLSLCQIDSTLEGHPTPKQQFVDVTIGSMGQGLGVACGIAYTGKYFDKSSYRVYCLLGDGEMSEGAVWEAMSFASYYQLDNLVAIMDINRLGQSDSAPLQHHVEKYQKRCEAFGWHAIIVDGHSVEELCKALSQPRHQPTAIIAKTIKGKGIPAAEDKLGWHAKPLPKDMAEMVMKDLQSRIINSSKHLYPPAPIEDSPPVSLRNIRMPSAPSYKAGEKIATRKAYGMALAKLGRYNERVVVLDGDTNNLTYSEIFKNEHPNRFVECYVAQQNMVGVAMGCAARERNVVFASTLASFFTRAYDQLRAAAVSESSINLCGSHCGLSTGEEGPSLMGLEDMAMFRALPTATIFYPSDGVSTEKAVELAASARGVCYIRTSRQDSAIIYNSNEDFHIGQAKVVYQNKDDQVTVVAAGVTLHEALAAAEHLKKERISVRVVDPFTIKPLDVKTIMDHTRATRGRILTVEDHYYEGGLGEAVCSALVNESGISLHRLAVSHVPRSGKPHDLLKIHGIDRDAIAQAVRKMLSSATNAK, encoded by the exons ATGTGTCTGCACAAAACCAAACTGtgcttcactctctctctctttctcgctgcctctctgccactcacacacacacactacaggtGCTGCTCGTTCACAtctttctcacacacgcacacacacatccaggacACACAAACCCTACAGAGGATCTTAGTTGGTTTCGTTTTTGGTGCTGTGGAGCTTGATACTTTTGCCTTCATGGAGGATTACCACAAACCAGACCAGCAGACGGTGCAGGTGCTGAGGAACATCGCCAACCGCCTCAGAATCAACTCCATCAAGGCAACAACTGCAGCGGGCAGCGG ACACCCCACATCATGCTGCAGCGTGGCAGAAATCATGTCCGTGCTCTTCTTCCACACCATGAAGTATCGGCCAGACGACCCCAGGAACTTCAACAACGACCGCTTCATCCTGTCCAAG GGTCACGCAGCTCCAGCCCTGTACTCCATGTGGGTGGAAACAGGCTTCCTGAAGGAGAGCGAGCTGCTCAGCTTGTGCCAGATTGACTCCACGCTGGAGGGCCACCCGACCCCT AAGCAGCAGTTCGTGGATGTGACCATCGGCTCCATGGGGCAGGGCCTCGGTGTGGCCTGTGGAATCGCTTACACTGGGAAATACTTCGACAAGTCCAG TTACCGCGTGTACTGCCTGCTGGGTGACGGTGAGATGTCTGAAGGAGCTGTCTGGGAGGCCATGTCGTTTGCCTCCTACTACCAGCTTGACAACCTGGTGGCCATCATGGACATCAATCGTCTGGGCCAGAGCGATTCTGCACCCCTGCAGCATCACGTGGAAAAATATCAGAAACGTTGTGAAGCTTTTGG CTGGCATGCAATTATTGTGGATGGGCACAGTGTGGAGGAGCTCTGCAAGGCCCTGAGTCAGCCTCGCCATCAGCCAACCGCCATCATTGCCAAAACGATCAAGGGGAAAGGCATCCCAG CTGCAGAGGATAAACTTGGCTGGCATGCAAAACCTCTGCCAAAGGACATGGCAGAGATGGTCATGAAGGACCTGCAGAGCCGCATCATTAACAGCAGCAAGCACCTGTACCCACCCGCTCCCATCGAGGACTCCCCTCCAGTCAGCCTGAGGAACATCCGGATGCCTAGTGCTCCCAGCTACAAGGCTGGAGAAAAG ATTGCAACACGGAAAGCCTACGGGATGGCGTTGGCCAAGCTGGGCCGCTACAACGAGCGCGTTGTGGTCCTCGACGGCGACACCAACAACCTCACCTACTCAGAGATCTTCAAGAACGAGCATCCCAACCGCTTCGTGGAGTGTTACGTGGCCCAGCAGAACATG GTCGGCGTCGCGATGGGATGCGCCGCCCGCGAGAGGAACGTGGTGTTCGCCAGCACCCTCGCCTCCTTCTTCACCCGCGCCTACGACCAGCTCCGCGCGGCGGCCGTCTCGGAGAGCAGCATCAACCTGTGCGGCTCCCACTGCGGCCTGTCCACCG GAGAGGAAGGCCCCTCCCTCATGGGTCTGGAGGACATGGCCATGTTCAGGGCCCTTCCCACAGCAACAATCTTCTACCCCAGTGATGGCGTCTCTACAGAGAAGGCTGTGGAACTGGCTGCAAGTGCAAGG GGCGTTTGCTACATCCGCACAAGCCGCCAAGACAGCGCCATCATCTACAACAGCAACGAAGACTTCCACATTGGACAAGCGAAG GTGGTTTATCAGAACAAGGACGACCAGGTGACTGTGGTGGCAGCGGGGGTGACTTTGCACgaggctctggctgcagctgaacatCTAAAGAAAG AGAGGATCTCCGTCAGGGTCGTTGACCCCTTCACCATCAAACCGCTGGACGTTAAAACCATCATGGACCACACGCGTGCCACTCGCGGGCGCATCCTCACTGTGGAAGACCACTACTATGAAG GTGGCCTCGGGGAGGCAGTGTGCTCAGCATTGGTCAATGAGTCTGGCATCAGTCTGCACCGTCTGGCTGTGTCCCACGTCCCCCGCAGCGGGAAACCACACGACCTGCTCAAGATCCACGGGATCGACCGCGACGCCATCGCTCAGGCCGTCCGCAAGATGCTCAGCAGCGCCACCAACGCCAAGTAA
- the LOC114854988 gene encoding protein bicaudal D homolog 2 — MSMEEREDPEAVLVTEAGPQWLRVEVERLTRELRETTNEKIQAAEYGLAVLEEKQLLKQRFDELETEHETVRQELDQLKEAFGQAYSTHRKVAADGESREESLILESASKEALYQQKVLDLQNELRQSKVSLTSAQAENDRLSSIVLEMRENSELVELQRIQLRDDIREYKVREARLLQDCSELEEENISLQKQVSVLRQNQVEFEGLKHEIRRLEEDSQCLHSQLEEAVRLREIAERQLTEALETIKTEREQKATLRKELSHYMNIGGSLYSSSFNISFDNLKLHEDPSTLAEPDNDDLIRGFENGLIKTGDDNNRGEAFKPAPSLVDDLLSELNISEIQKLKQQLVQVEREKVALISSLQESQKQLEQAYGTVSEQKETVNRLTENLSAMRKLQASKERQSALDSEKDRDSHDDGDYYELDINGPEILQCKYTVAVSEAGELRQELKTLKAQYDQCQAQYEDERARLESEVQDLRSRLASLEKISQADKTAVARLEKELRLVSEAAGESLGSLNVAQDELIAFSEELANLYNHVCMCNNETPNRVMLDYYKEGKAMVKKGHEGKENLSSILLTNGLIPESEPGKSDPSSQAPALEHRPEPMNIYNLVAIIRDQIRHLQQAVDRTTELSRQRLANLELSTVADKDKEACMEEILKLKSLLSTKREQIATLRAVLKANKQTAEVALANLKSKYDSEKAMVTETMMKLRNELKALKEDAATFSSLRAMFATRCDEYVSQLDDMQRQLAAAEDEKKTLNSLLRMAIQQKLALTQRLEDLEFDHEQARRNSASAASGKGKTKGKGASSSHR; from the exons ATGTCTatggaggagcgggaggaccCCGAAGCGGTGCTGGTGACGGAGGCCGGGCCGCAGTGGCTCCGGGTCGAGGTCGAACGCCTGACCCGCGAGCTGCGAGAGACGACCAACGAGAAAATCCAGGCGGCCGAGTACGGACTGGcggtgctggaggagaagcagctcctCAAGCAGCGGTTCGACGAGCTGGAGACGGAGCACGAGACGGttcgacaggaactggatcaGCTGAAGGAG GCCTTTGGACAAGCTTACTCTACTCACAGGAAGGTGGCAGCAGATGGTGAGAGCAGGGAAGAGTCACTGATCCTGGAGTCTGCCAGTAAAGAGGCTCTCTACCAGCAGAAAGTCCTAGACCTGCAGAATGAGCTTCGACAGTCCAAGGTTTCCCTCACCAGCGCACAGGCAGAAAATGATCGTCTGTCCTCCATTGTCCTGGAGATGAGAGAG AATTCagagctggtggagctgcagcgcatTCAACTGCGTGATGACATCAGGGAGTATAAGGTGCGAGAGGCTCGTCTGCTGCAGGACTGcagtgagctggaggaggagaacatctCCCTTCAGAAACAAGTGTCTGTGCTGAGACAAAACCAG GTGGAGTTTGAAGGTCTAAAGCATGAGATTCGCCGCCTGGAGGAGGACTCGCAGTGCCTGCACAGCCAGCTGGAGGAAGCCGTGCGTCTGAGAGAAATTGCAGAGAGACAGCTAACCGAGGCCTTAGAAACCATAAAAACAGAGCGTGAGCAGAAGGCCACCTTACGCAAAGAGCTCTCCCACTACATGAACATCGGTGGCTCACTGTACAGCAGCTCGTTCAATATATCCTTCGACAACCTGAAACTCCACGAGGATCCATCCACCCTTGCTGAGCCTGACAACGATGATCTAATCAGAGGCTTTGAAAATGGTTTAATTAAGACAGGTGATGACAACAACAGAGGTGAAGCCTTTAAGCCGGCCCCCAGCCTGGTGGATGATCTGCTCAGTGAACTTAACATCTCTGAGATCCAGAAACTTAAACAGCAGCTTGTACAG gTGGAGCGGGAGAAGGTTGCGCTCATCAGTTCTTTGCAGGAAAGccagaagcagctggaacaggCCTATGGGACAGTGTCTGAGCAAAAGGAAACTGTCAACAGGCTGACAGAGAACCTCAGTGCAATGAGAAAACTTCAGGCCAGTAAGGAGCGGCAGTCTGCCCTCGACAGTGAAAAAGACCGAGACAGTCACGATGATGGAGATTATTATGAGCTGGATATCAACGGACCGGAGATCCTTCAGTGTAAATACACTGTGGCTGTGTCTGAAGCTGGGGAGCTGCGTCAGGAGCTGAAGACGCTGAAGGCACAGTACGATCAGTGTCAAGCTCAGTACGAGGATGAGCGAGCGCGGCTGGAGAGTGAGGTTCAGGACTTGAGGTCACGGCTGGCGTCCCTGGAGAAGATTAGCCAAGCAGATAAAACGGCGGTAGCTCGTCTGGAGAAGGAGCTCCGCTTAGTCAGCGAGGCTGCAGGGGAGTCCCTCGGCAGCCTCAACGTCGCCCAGGATGAGCTCATAGCTTTCAGTGAAGAGCTGGCCAACCTCTACAaccatgtgtgtatgtgcaacAACGAGACTCCTAACAGGGTAATGCTCGACTACTACAAGGAAGGCAAGGCCATGGTAAAGAAGGGGCATGAAGGGAAAGAGAACCTCTCCTCCATACTTCTCACTAATGGGCTGATCCCAGAGAGTGAACCTGGAAAGTCAGACCCCAGCAGCCAAGCTCCAGCCCTAGAGCACCGCCCAGAGCCCATGAACATCTACAACCTCGTAGCGATCATCAGGGACCAGATCCGCCACCTGCAGCAGGCGGTGGACCGCACCACAGAGCTGTCGCGCCAGAGACTCGCTAATCTAGAGCTCAGCACAGTGGCAGACAAGGACAAAGAGGCGTGCATGGAAGAGATCCTCAAACTCAAGTCCCTGCTCAGCACCAAAAGGGAACAGATTGCCACTCTCCGAGCTGTGTTGAAGGCCAACAAACAG ACAGCAGAGGTTGCTCTTGCAAACCTGAAGAGCAAGTATGACAGTGAGAAGGCCATGGTGACCGAAACAATGATGAAGCTCCGCAATGAACTCAAGGCCCTGAAGGAGGATGCCGCGACATTCTCCTCTCTGCGCGCTATGTTTGCAACAAG GTGTGATGAGTACGTGTCCCAGCTGGATGACATGCAGCGgcagctggctgcagctgaagatgagAAGAAGACCCTGAACTCTCTGCTGCGCATGGCCATCCAGCAGAAACTGGCCTTAACTCAGCGTCTCGAGGACCTGGAGTTCGACCACGAGCAGGCTCGCAGAAACAGTGCTTCAGCAGCGAGTGGCAAGGGCAAAACAAAGGGCAAGGGAGCGTCCTCCAGCCATCGC TAA